One region of Myxocyprinus asiaticus isolate MX2 ecotype Aquarium Trade chromosome 38, UBuf_Myxa_2, whole genome shotgun sequence genomic DNA includes:
- the LOC127429263 gene encoding sphingosine 1-phosphate receptor 3-like, translating into MNNHHIFKHYNYTGKLDNRNATEGAPLNPKTLVFLVICSLIILENLIVLVAIWKNHKFHNRMFFFIANLALCDLLAGITYIVNLLMSGQRTLQLSTAEWFVREGSMFVALGASIFSLFAIAIERHLTMIKMRPYDANKKYRVFLLIGTCWLIAITLGALPILGWNCLENLPQCSTILPLYSKYYVAFCITIFISLLLAISVLYIRIYVLVKSSSRKVTKHSNSEHSMALLRTVIIVVGVFIACWTPIFVVLLVDVACGPRRCPILHKADWFIALAVLNSAMNPVIYTLASREMRRAFYKLVCGCLVAEDGVEGKQNTDPSRSKSSSNCQRAAEQDIVDTHKTQNQPANDNKSES; encoded by the coding sequence ATGAATAATCATCATATTTTCAAACATTACAATTACACAGGGAAACTAGACAATCGTAATGCCACTGAGGGGGCACCGTTGAACCCTAAAACGTTGGTGTTTTTGGTCATATGCAGTCTCATCATCTTGGAGAACTTGATAGTCTTGGTGGCGATATGGAAAAACCACAAATTCCATAACCGGATGTTCTTTTTTATTGCTAACCTGGCTTTATGTGACCTACTTGCTGGTATCACCTACATAGTCAACCTGTTGATGTCAGGGCAACGGACGCTACAGCTGTCTACTGCCGAGTGGTTTGTGCGTGAAGGAAGTATGTTTGTAGCCCTGGGCGCTTCGATCTTTAGCCTGTTTGCGATTGCTATTGAGCGGCACCTCACTATGATTAAAATGAGGCCGTATGATGCGAACAAAAAGTACAGGGTGTTTTTGCTAATAGGGACGTGTTGGTTGATCGCAATCACCCTGGGAGCGCTGCCCATCTTGGGCTGGAATTGTCTCGAAAACCTTCCACAATGTTCGACCATCTTACCTCTCTACAGCAAGTACTATGTAGCATTCTGCATTACCATCTTCATATCGCTGCTGCTGGCGATTTCCGTGCTCTACATCCGAATTTACGTCCTCGTCAAGTCCAGCAGCCGCAAAGTGACCAAGCACAGCAACTCCGAGCATTCCATGGCTCTCCTGCGAACTGTTATCATTGTGGTGGGTGTCTTCATCGCCTGCTGGACGCCCATCTTCGTGGTCCTGCTTGTTGATGTGGCCTGTGGACCCCGGAGGTGCCCGATTCTGCACAAAGCTGATTGGTTCATAGCCCTGGCAGTTCTGAATTCCGCCATGAATCCGGTGATCTACACACTAGCAAGTAGGGAAATGCGGCGGGCATTTTATAAGCTAGTATGTGGGTGTTTGGTGGCTGAAGATGGGGTAGAGGGTAAACAAAACACAGACCCTAGTAGAAGCAAGTCTAGCTCGAATTGCCAGCGGGCAGCTGAGCAAGACATCGTCGAtacacataaaacacaaaatcaaCCTGCTAACGATAACAAGAGTGAATCTTAG